A window of Moritella sp. Urea-trap-13 contains these coding sequences:
- a CDS encoding diguanylate cyclase domain-containing protein, with amino-acid sequence MKITQTHAIAFFSVIFMLMASISLFAVQKFQNSTTTLLASRTAEVIATTVNQARVSYSADIAQISSHPDITVETLYHDKPLSIPNPATFAIELGQAVSNRAAGLIIHTYSKYPFKSRTLTGGPQDQFQHDALAHLTTSSPVFERTEKLRGKPVLRHAEAIFMEQSCVDCHNHHPNSPKTDWQVGDIRGAIDVTVPLEGGNDDLAAIVRYSYIIFMAFSVISLLGMFITLKRTHQHSRELDKKVKIRTTILNEMAYTDSLTLIANRRSYEEFSDNIINQKCPNSLPLAIIIYDLDHFKQINDQYGHDIGDECLIAAVKAVSAILPKDNNFHARIGGEEFAIILKHVSNDELEQIIQRVLESVRKVKIPKQADIKITCSIGATLATELNEPTIKNIVKTADDALYEAKSLGRDQWINKPYAVSKKL; translated from the coding sequence ATGAAGATAACCCAAACTCACGCTATCGCTTTTTTCAGTGTTATCTTTATGCTCATGGCCAGTATTTCATTATTTGCCGTTCAAAAATTTCAGAACTCGACCACAACTCTATTGGCGAGTCGTACAGCAGAAGTCATCGCCACAACAGTTAATCAAGCTCGTGTATCGTATAGCGCGGATATAGCACAAATCAGCTCGCACCCAGATATTACCGTCGAAACTTTATATCATGATAAACCACTATCAATACCAAACCCTGCAACATTCGCAATTGAACTCGGCCAAGCAGTATCAAACCGTGCAGCGGGGCTTATTATCCATACCTACAGTAAATACCCGTTTAAAAGCAGAACGCTAACTGGCGGCCCACAAGACCAATTTCAACATGATGCACTTGCACACTTAACCACATCATCCCCGGTATTTGAACGTACAGAAAAACTTAGAGGCAAGCCGGTTCTGCGCCATGCTGAAGCTATTTTTATGGAACAAAGCTGTGTGGATTGCCATAATCATCACCCCAACAGTCCTAAAACAGATTGGCAAGTCGGCGATATACGTGGCGCAATAGATGTGACGGTGCCTTTAGAGGGTGGTAATGATGATCTGGCCGCTATCGTTCGCTACTCTTACATCATCTTCATGGCATTTTCAGTCATTAGTTTGTTAGGTATGTTTATAACCCTTAAACGTACCCACCAGCATTCTAGAGAACTAGACAAAAAAGTAAAAATACGCACCACCATATTAAATGAGATGGCGTATACAGATTCACTCACATTAATTGCCAACCGTCGTTCATATGAAGAATTCAGTGATAACATCATTAATCAAAAATGTCCGAATAGCCTGCCGCTAGCGATCATCATTTATGATTTAGACCACTTTAAACAAATCAATGATCAGTATGGCCACGACATAGGGGATGAATGTTTAATTGCAGCTGTAAAGGCGGTTTCAGCAATACTACCCAAAGATAACAATTTTCATGCTCGCATTGGCGGGGAAGAATTTGCGATTATTTTAAAGCATGTATCAAACGATGAATTAGAACAAATAATACAGCGCGTATTAGAGAGTGTCAGGAAAGTAAAAATACCCAAACAGGCTGATATCAAGATAACCTGCAGTATTGGCGCTACGCTGGCTACAGAGCTTAATGAGCCAACGATTAAAAACATAGTTAAAACCGCTGATGATGCCCTCTATGAAGCGAAATCTTTAGGTCGTGATCAATGGATTAATAAGCCTTATGCTGTAAGTAAAAAGCTATAA
- a CDS encoding YccF domain-containing protein, with amino-acid sequence MRTLGNIIWFLFGGAIMGLAWVLFGILAFISIVGIPWGRSCFVIAGFSFFPFGKEAIFRDELTRAEDIGTSSFGFVGNALWFIFAGVWLALGHVASAIACFVTIIGIPFALQHLKLAVISLAPIGQTIVDKDVAAMARYKNNKFKL; translated from the coding sequence ATGAGAACACTTGGCAATATAATTTGGTTTCTGTTTGGTGGTGCGATCATGGGGTTGGCGTGGGTGTTATTTGGTATACTTGCCTTTATTAGTATTGTCGGCATTCCGTGGGGACGCTCTTGCTTTGTTATCGCTGGTTTCTCATTTTTTCCTTTTGGTAAAGAAGCTATATTTCGTGATGAGTTAACTCGCGCAGAAGATATCGGTACAAGCAGCTTTGGTTTTGTTGGTAATGCGCTGTGGTTTATCTTTGCTGGTGTTTGGTTAGCGCTAGGTCATGTGGCGTCTGCGATTGCCTGTTTCGTGACGATTATTGGTATTCCATTTGCGTTGCAACATTTGAAGTTAGCGGTTATTTCGCTTGCCCCAATAGGACAAACGATTGTTGATAAAGACGTTGCTGCAATGGCGCGTTATAAAAACAATAAATTCAAATTGTAA
- a CDS encoding leucine-rich repeat-containing protein kinase family protein, whose protein sequence is MHTLSQLKSGELTGIKRLTLSEKLTAFPLEILSLADSLEILDLSNNQLTTLPAEIAQLTNLKILFASNNQFVTLPEVLGQCPNLEMVGFKSNQINQVPEASLPVKLRWLILTDNRLEVLPDSLGERPRLQKLALAGNCLTELPQTMSQCHNLELVRISANRLTACPEQLFGLPKLAWFAFSGNPFSQTNVSIDSVPQLASSSYTLQNVLGQGASGVISKAVWNAPQTQFPDEIAVKVFKGEVTSDGYPEDELQACLKVGNHPSLVQSLAQVKEDGYLALIMNLIPAHYANLGLPPCFNSCTRDTFPTDFTLSIARIDKMVSQMDDVFGHLHDNQVCHGDLYAHNTLFDVDANIIFGDFGAATMYHMLTDTQKAQVKQIENRALLHFIDDLLSVCVEADQDSEVFKRLKQRVG, encoded by the coding sequence TTGCATACTCTATCTCAGCTAAAATCTGGTGAATTAACAGGTATTAAGCGTTTAACATTATCAGAAAAACTAACCGCTTTCCCACTCGAGATCTTGTCACTGGCTGACAGTTTAGAGATCCTCGATTTATCTAATAACCAGTTAACCACGCTACCAGCAGAGATTGCCCAGTTAACAAATTTGAAGATCTTGTTTGCATCAAACAATCAATTTGTAACACTGCCAGAAGTGCTTGGTCAATGCCCAAACTTAGAAATGGTTGGCTTTAAATCAAACCAAATTAACCAAGTACCGGAAGCTTCATTACCAGTGAAATTACGCTGGTTGATCTTAACGGATAACCGCCTTGAAGTATTACCTGACTCATTAGGTGAGCGCCCGCGTTTACAGAAGTTAGCACTCGCAGGCAACTGTTTAACTGAGTTACCTCAAACTATGTCTCAGTGTCACAACCTTGAATTGGTCCGTATTTCAGCTAACCGCTTAACAGCATGTCCTGAACAGCTGTTCGGTTTACCAAAACTGGCTTGGTTTGCCTTCTCGGGGAATCCATTTAGCCAAACTAATGTATCAATTGATAGCGTGCCGCAGTTAGCATCATCAAGCTATACACTGCAAAACGTACTTGGCCAAGGCGCATCAGGCGTGATCTCAAAAGCCGTTTGGAATGCACCACAAACCCAGTTCCCAGATGAGATTGCTGTAAAAGTATTTAAAGGCGAAGTAACCAGTGATGGTTATCCAGAAGATGAGTTACAAGCTTGTTTGAAAGTAGGTAACCACCCGAGCTTAGTACAATCATTAGCACAGGTGAAAGAAGACGGTTACTTAGCGCTGATCATGAACTTGATCCCAGCTCACTACGCTAACTTAGGGCTACCACCGTGCTTTAACAGCTGTACGCGTGATACCTTCCCTACAGACTTTACTTTGTCTATTGCGCGAATAGACAAGATGGTTTCACAGATGGATGACGTATTTGGCCATTTACACGACAACCAAGTTTGTCACGGTGATTTGTATGCGCACAATACCTTGTTTGATGTCGATGCGAATATCATCTTTGGTGATTTTGGTGCTGCGACTATGTACCACATGCTTACTGACACACAGAAAGCGCAAGTGAAGCAAATTGAGAACCGTGCATTACTGCATTTTATTGATGACTTACTAAGTGTATGTGTTGAAGCAGATCAAGACAGTGAAGTATTTAAACGCCTGAAACAGCGTGTCGGCTAA
- a CDS encoding siderophore-interacting protein yields MSKKPNNRLLTVIDSQQLTPNMQRISFQADDLSSFPADAEGGYIKLLFTENGDTDISQLSPDTRPKMRTYTIRHLRQSLDQLDVDFVRHEHGKIDQTVSEHCGFAAAWSQSARTGDTISIAGPGEIKPINLHVDWYFLVADMTALPALAAQLNKLPATATGYAVIEINHADDKQTLIKPAGIEVVWVVANSTETDLANQVQSLSWLSGEPSVWCACEFSTMRTLRQYFRNEKSVDKDNLYISSYWKSGCTEDGHKIAKRNDNEAQLST; encoded by the coding sequence ATGAGTAAGAAACCAAATAACAGATTATTAACGGTAATAGACAGCCAGCAGTTAACGCCAAACATGCAACGTATTAGCTTTCAAGCTGACGATTTATCGAGCTTCCCCGCAGATGCTGAAGGTGGCTACATTAAACTGCTGTTTACTGAAAATGGTGATACCGACATTTCACAATTATCACCAGACACCCGCCCCAAAATGCGTACTTATACCATCCGCCATTTACGCCAATCGCTCGATCAATTGGATGTCGACTTTGTACGTCATGAGCATGGTAAGATTGATCAAACAGTTAGTGAACACTGTGGTTTTGCCGCTGCATGGTCGCAATCAGCACGCACTGGCGATACCATCTCAATTGCAGGTCCAGGGGAAATCAAACCCATAAATCTGCACGTTGATTGGTATTTTTTAGTGGCCGATATGACAGCGCTACCGGCATTAGCGGCGCAACTCAATAAGCTCCCAGCGACAGCCACAGGTTATGCCGTCATTGAAATTAACCATGCCGATGACAAGCAAACCTTAATTAAACCAGCTGGCATAGAAGTTGTTTGGGTTGTCGCAAATTCAACTGAGACAGATCTAGCCAACCAAGTACAAAGCTTAAGCTGGTTATCAGGTGAACCTTCAGTGTGGTGTGCTTGTGAATTTTCAACCATGCGTACATTACGCCAATACTTTAGAAATGAAAAATCTGTCGATAAAGACAATCTCTATATCAGTAGCTATTGGAAATCGGGGTGCACTGAAGATGGCCATAAAATAGCGAAACGCAATGATAATGAAGCGCAGCTAAGTACTTAA
- a CDS encoding ABC transporter ATP-binding protein produces MISLTNLSKAFGQHKVVDQASASFIKGQVTSIIGPNGAGKSTVLSMACRLLNKDSGTVIIDNQDVLDWDTKALAKKLAVLRQSNNLNMRFTVRELVAFGRYPYSQGKLTANDNEVIDKAIGYLDLTPIENNYLDELSGGQRQLAFIAMVVAQDTDYVFLDEPLNNLDIKHSLQIMQNIKTLAHELGKAVVIVIHDINFASCYSDNIVALKKGKVVANGTVSEIITKDVLSAIYDTEFDIHEINGKRICMYYGQ; encoded by the coding sequence ATGATTTCATTAACCAATTTATCTAAAGCCTTTGGTCAGCACAAAGTTGTCGATCAAGCATCAGCCTCATTCATTAAAGGTCAAGTCACTTCTATTATTGGCCCCAATGGCGCAGGTAAAAGTACCGTATTGTCGATGGCATGCCGTTTATTAAATAAAGACAGTGGTACAGTGATTATCGACAATCAAGACGTATTAGATTGGGATACCAAAGCATTGGCGAAAAAATTAGCGGTACTGCGTCAATCTAACAATCTCAATATGCGCTTTACAGTGCGAGAGTTAGTGGCTTTTGGGCGCTATCCTTATAGTCAGGGCAAACTGACCGCTAACGATAATGAGGTCATAGACAAGGCGATTGGCTATTTAGATTTAACCCCGATTGAAAACAACTATCTTGATGAACTCAGTGGCGGTCAACGTCAGTTAGCCTTTATCGCCATGGTGGTGGCACAAGATACTGATTATGTGTTTTTAGATGAACCACTGAATAACTTAGATATTAAACATTCATTGCAAATAATGCAGAACATTAAAACCTTAGCCCATGAGTTAGGTAAAGCAGTGGTGATCGTGATCCATGACATTAACTTTGCCTCTTGTTATTCCGATAACATTGTTGCGCTAAAGAAAGGCAAAGTTGTTGCCAACGGCACAGTCTCCGAAATCATTACCAAAGATGTATTGTCGGCTATTTACGATACCGAGTTTGATATTCACGAAATCAACGGTAAGCGTATTTGCATGTACTATGGGCAATAA
- a CDS encoding iron chelate uptake ABC transporter family permease subunit → MSDSMKLTGLAVITVLFTFLFIGVGLDASNYEYFLSRRVPKVLAMIIASIAIAQSSLVFQTITHNRILTPSIMGFDALYLLTQVLVVVIFGGFSVLLLNPFINFALSVSIMVGFSLLLFGFYFASNDGKSNVITLLLLGVIFGQLFNNVSSFFMMLVDPNDFLTIQASMFASFNNVNQELVYLCVVPLLVVSALLFKLAPVLDVFWLDNDNAISLGIDTRHVTKQVLILVAIMISLSTALVGPVMFFGLLVANLTKEFFHTYRHKTLLIASSLMAMSMLLPGQWIIENIFSFSTTLSVVINFVGGLYFLSLLVRQKIQ, encoded by the coding sequence ATGTCTGATTCAATGAAACTCACCGGACTGGCTGTTATCACGGTACTCTTTACGTTTCTATTCATCGGTGTTGGTTTAGACGCATCAAATTATGAATACTTTCTATCACGACGTGTACCGAAAGTATTGGCCATGATTATCGCCAGTATCGCCATTGCCCAATCATCATTGGTATTTCAAACCATCACCCATAATCGTATTTTAACACCCAGTATTATGGGCTTTGATGCCTTGTATTTACTGACTCAAGTATTGGTCGTGGTTATCTTTGGCGGCTTTAGTGTATTGCTATTAAATCCGTTTATTAACTTTGCCTTGTCGGTTTCCATCATGGTGGGCTTTTCGTTATTGCTGTTTGGTTTTTACTTCGCCAGCAATGATGGCAAGAGTAACGTCATCACCTTATTATTACTTGGCGTTATCTTCGGCCAGTTATTCAACAATGTATCTTCATTCTTTATGATGCTAGTTGATCCCAATGACTTCTTAACGATTCAAGCAAGCATGTTTGCCAGTTTCAACAACGTCAACCAAGAGTTAGTTTACTTATGCGTTGTGCCATTGCTTGTGGTCAGCGCCCTGCTATTTAAATTAGCGCCGGTATTGGATGTATTTTGGTTAGACAATGACAATGCTATCAGCCTAGGCATTGATACTCGCCACGTCACTAAACAAGTATTGATACTGGTCGCTATCATGATCTCGTTATCAACAGCCTTGGTGGGCCCAGTGATGTTCTTCGGTTTACTGGTGGCAAATTTAACCAAAGAGTTTTTTCATACCTATCGTCATAAAACATTGCTCATCGCGAGTAGTTTAATGGCTATGTCGATGCTGCTACCAGGACAGTGGATCATCGAGAATATCTTTAGCTTTTCAACCACCCTGAGTGTGGTGATCAATTTTGTTGGCGGTTTGTACTTCTTATCACTGCTTGTTCGCCAAAAAATTCAATAG
- the vctD gene encoding iron chelate uptake ABC transporter permease subunit VctD — protein sequence MKKLFFVLVILSIASVFIGVADLSFAAILSGDTDAIELLLISRLPRLLAILLSGAGLSIAGLIMQQISQNRFASPSTSGTIECAMLGYVLSLVFLGHGDSLLLIFGMAIAGTLLFIQFIHRIQFKNAIYVPLIGIIFGNVVSSAATFVAYKYDAVQNLSAWTVANFASILQGNYELLYIALPISVISYWYATRLSAVGMGKDFATNIGLNYKQVLFIGIILVSVMSASVVMIVGQLPFLGLIVPNLVAQFYGDNLRKNIPITAIVGAILILLCDVVGRVIIFPYEIPISMIISMLGGVVFIFFIVKGKQNV from the coding sequence TTGAAAAAGTTATTTTTTGTACTCGTCATTCTCAGTATCGCATCAGTGTTTATCGGTGTAGCAGATCTTTCTTTCGCGGCAATTTTAAGTGGCGATACTGATGCGATAGAACTGCTGTTAATCAGTCGATTACCCCGCCTATTGGCAATCTTATTATCTGGCGCAGGGCTGAGTATTGCAGGTTTGATCATGCAGCAGATCAGCCAAAATAGATTTGCATCACCATCAACCTCTGGCACGATTGAATGTGCCATGCTCGGCTATGTCTTAAGTCTGGTATTCCTTGGGCATGGTGATAGCTTATTACTGATATTTGGTATGGCGATTGCGGGTACCCTGCTATTCATTCAATTTATCCACCGGATTCAATTTAAAAACGCCATTTACGTTCCACTCATCGGTATCATATTTGGTAATGTGGTGTCTTCCGCTGCCACTTTCGTCGCTTATAAATATGATGCAGTGCAAAACCTATCAGCATGGACAGTGGCTAACTTTGCCAGCATTTTACAGGGTAATTACGAGCTACTTTATATTGCCCTGCCTATCTCGGTGATCAGCTACTGGTATGCCACCCGCTTGTCTGCAGTGGGCATGGGCAAAGACTTTGCCACCAACATAGGCCTGAATTATAAACAGGTGCTCTTCATCGGTATCATTCTAGTGTCTGTGATGTCTGCATCCGTGGTAATGATTGTCGGACAATTACCTTTCTTAGGTTTGATAGTACCCAATTTAGTCGCGCAATTTTATGGTGATAATTTACGTAAAAACATTCCAATTACCGCAATTGTCGGTGCTATTTTGATTTTGCTGTGTGATGTGGTTGGCCGCGTGATCATTTTCCCTTACGAGATCCCGATTTCAATGATCATCAGCATGCTCGGTGGTGTGGTATTTATCTTCTTCATTGTAAAGGGGAAGCAAAATGTCTGA
- a CDS encoding siderophore ABC transporter substrate-binding protein, whose protein sequence is MKLSVVATFFGLLFSANALSETITVTHQLGKTTLETKPQRVVVIGTGTLDALDYFGIKPVALSKATTMPDYLLKYKSKEFASSGSLNEPDFETIYIQKPDVIIIGSRAVESYKELSKIAPTIMFAPESNGYWQSTQQQWRMLGDIFEIQPKVEAKIASVDAKITEIADYNKTNDVKALTVMSAGGNITTFGAQSRFSAIYRDFGFQEAVPNIKESRHGDLISYEFISNVNPANLFIIDKDKLINKDKSRTREEFANPLVKSTQAYKDDKLNYLDINAWYIALSGVTATDQMIADMQQSRTL, encoded by the coding sequence ATGAAACTATCAGTTGTAGCTACTTTCTTTGGGTTATTATTCTCAGCCAACGCTTTATCAGAAACCATTACCGTTACCCATCAATTAGGTAAAACCACATTAGAGACTAAACCTCAGCGTGTTGTGGTGATTGGCACCGGTACATTAGATGCGTTAGATTATTTTGGTATTAAGCCCGTAGCATTAAGCAAAGCGACAACGATGCCTGATTACTTATTGAAATATAAAAGCAAAGAATTCGCCTCTTCAGGTAGTTTAAACGAACCTGACTTTGAAACTATTTACATACAAAAACCAGACGTAATCATTATTGGCTCTCGCGCTGTCGAATCTTATAAAGAACTATCAAAAATAGCCCCAACAATAATGTTCGCACCAGAATCAAATGGCTATTGGCAAAGTACCCAACAACAATGGCGTATGCTTGGTGATATCTTTGAAATTCAGCCAAAAGTTGAAGCTAAAATTGCCAGTGTTGACGCTAAAATCACTGAAATTGCCGATTACAATAAAACCAACGACGTTAAAGCATTAACGGTAATGAGCGCTGGCGGTAATATCACCACGTTTGGTGCCCAGTCTCGTTTCTCTGCAATTTATCGTGATTTTGGTTTCCAAGAAGCCGTGCCAAACATTAAAGAGTCTCGTCATGGTGATCTGATTTCGTATGAATTTATTAGTAACGTTAATCCAGCCAACCTCTTCATCATCGACAAAGACAAACTGATTAATAAAGACAAGAGCCGTACCCGCGAAGAATTTGCTAATCCCTTGGTTAAATCAACCCAGGCTTATAAAGACGATAAGCTAAATTACCTTGATATTAACGCTTGGTATATTGCACTGTCAGGTGTCACGGCAACCGACCAAATGATTGCAGATATGCAGCAATCACGCACACTGTAA
- a CDS encoding DOPA 4,5-dioxygenase family protein — protein MSSITHTRINDLTNALSNDLSNRHDSYHAHFYFDESSLALATALQTTIRDELGLEVGNLNTRLVGPHPQWSFSATFSHDDFATFVPWVKANRQELSVLIHAVTGDDLIDHTEHVHWLGTQIKLDLSGF, from the coding sequence ATGAGTTCTATCACCCATACTCGAATCAATGATTTAACGAATGCACTGAGCAATGATCTAAGCAATCGCCACGACAGTTATCATGCCCATTTCTATTTTGATGAGTCATCATTGGCGTTGGCCACAGCATTACAAACGACTATTCGTGATGAGCTTGGCTTAGAAGTCGGTAATTTAAATACTCGCTTGGTGGGGCCGCATCCCCAATGGAGCTTTTCTGCTACGTTTAGTCACGATGATTTTGCTACTTTCGTACCTTGGGTTAAAGCCAATAGACAGGAGCTGAGTGTGCTGATACATGCGGTGACAGGCGATGATTTAATTGATCATACCGAGCATGTTCATTGGTTAGGAACACAGATTAAACTTGATCTGTCTGGCTTTTAA
- a CDS encoding DUF3622 domain-containing protein, with protein sequence MAKGKKYDFNLVLVDGSWTAEIVRKITSKKTVVSKSQAGFASEAEAQVWAETELKGFLQNQIDRNARRIRLVSESVEDNAEESAKDSAEESDESEDDA encoded by the coding sequence ATGGCTAAAGGTAAAAAGTACGATTTTAATTTGGTATTAGTAGACGGTTCTTGGACTGCTGAAATCGTTAGAAAGATCACATCTAAAAAAACAGTTGTATCAAAAAGCCAAGCTGGTTTTGCTTCAGAAGCAGAAGCACAGGTTTGGGCTGAAACTGAATTAAAAGGTTTCTTACAAAACCAAATCGACCGTAACGCACGCCGCATTCGTTTAGTTTCAGAAAGCGTTGAAGACAATGCAGAAGAGAGTGCTAAAGATAGCGCTGAAGAGTCTGACGAATCAGAAGACGACGCTTAA
- a CDS encoding protein-disulfide reductase DsbD — protein sequence MMTLSAFWRHDLKIIKTLLVTCLLFISASISAQTTGWLQDPSHPPIQLRFMLTGQVDKTNNTVPAVLEVKLADDWKTYWRSPGDGGIAPSIDWQDSSNLVNSDWQWPVPKHFTLLGLDTYGYKDSVSFPIQLQLEDINKPLILAGKLTLSSCTTICVLTDYNIDMLVDAQNLQADAEAMFLYNKSIVQVPKKVDDNNAIELLWDQEKSQLQAKVSGYDWAGTPTLLIDGDLDTSFKLASVEQVTDTITAVFDASSWLGEVELIDKPLNLTVIDTEQALEFSTPVTAGFVTVTGESLIGIVLFALLGGLILNIMPCVLPVLGMKLSTIIDAPRVEKGKIRQQFFASAAGIIVSFWLLAGFIFTLKATGQAIGWGIQFQSPWFIAVMVVITAVFSLNMLGAFEFSLSSNVQTKLATAGDDSNRGHFLQGMFATLLATPCSAPFLGTAVAYALGADTLSLFVIFTALAIGMALPWLLVATFPSLVGLLPKPGRWMGSVKTVFSGLLMLTCLWLVTLLSSFLPALVIYVLFSVVSLVFIGFMIKLKGKRAVLISVSIGLLLGSAGMLAASLTTSKWSQGLPDDLVWQTLDTAAIEQQVNAGKTVFVDVTADWCITCKANKIGVVLQDPVYSKLQTENMVTMKGDWTVRSEKVTDYLQSNGRFGVPFNIVYGPNAPNGIPLPVILTDDAVMNAIKQASGD from the coding sequence ATGATGACTTTAAGTGCTTTTTGGAGACATGATTTGAAAATAATAAAAACCTTATTGGTAACTTGCTTACTGTTTATCTCGGCGAGTATTTCGGCGCAGACAACGGGCTGGTTACAAGACCCATCACACCCACCGATCCAGTTACGCTTTATGCTAACTGGGCAAGTGGATAAAACCAATAATACCGTGCCCGCTGTACTTGAAGTAAAGCTTGCTGACGATTGGAAAACCTATTGGCGATCACCTGGTGATGGCGGTATTGCCCCCAGTATTGATTGGCAAGATTCGAGTAATCTGGTTAACAGTGATTGGCAGTGGCCAGTACCAAAGCACTTTACATTACTTGGTTTAGATACTTATGGTTATAAGGATTCAGTCAGTTTCCCCATTCAGTTACAGCTAGAAGATATTAATAAACCGCTGATATTAGCCGGTAAATTAACCTTATCTTCGTGTACGACTATTTGCGTGTTAACGGATTACAACATCGATATGTTGGTTGATGCTCAAAATCTACAAGCCGATGCAGAAGCGATGTTTTTATATAATAAAAGTATCGTCCAAGTACCTAAAAAAGTAGATGATAATAATGCGATTGAGTTGCTATGGGATCAAGAAAAAAGTCAGTTGCAAGCAAAAGTATCAGGTTATGACTGGGCTGGAACGCCGACATTATTAATTGACGGTGATCTTGATACTAGCTTTAAGTTAGCGTCTGTTGAGCAAGTTACTGACACAATAACGGCGGTGTTTGATGCCAGTAGCTGGTTAGGTGAGGTGGAGTTAATTGACAAACCATTAAATCTAACAGTAATAGACACAGAGCAAGCATTGGAATTCTCGACGCCTGTTACTGCTGGGTTCGTTACTGTTACAGGTGAATCTTTAATTGGAATTGTACTATTCGCGTTATTAGGTGGTTTGATACTTAATATTATGCCTTGCGTTTTACCTGTGTTAGGCATGAAATTAAGCACGATTATCGATGCACCACGTGTTGAGAAAGGTAAGATTAGGCAGCAATTCTTCGCTTCTGCGGCCGGTATTATCGTGTCATTCTGGTTACTTGCGGGCTTTATATTTACATTAAAAGCAACAGGCCAAGCGATTGGTTGGGGTATTCAATTCCAGAGTCCTTGGTTTATCGCCGTCATGGTGGTGATTACCGCGGTGTTCTCATTAAACATGCTCGGCGCATTTGAATTTAGCTTATCGTCAAATGTACAAACCAAACTAGCTACCGCAGGTGATGACAGTAACCGTGGACACTTCTTACAAGGTATGTTCGCGACGTTACTCGCTACACCCTGTAGTGCGCCATTCTTGGGGACTGCAGTTGCTTATGCACTCGGTGCTGATACGCTTAGCTTATTTGTTATCTTTACTGCGCTGGCGATTGGTATGGCGTTGCCATGGTTGTTAGTGGCAACTTTTCCAAGCCTTGTTGGTCTATTACCTAAGCCGGGTCGCTGGATGGGGTCGGTTAAAACCGTATTTTCTGGTCTGTTAATGCTTACTTGCTTGTGGCTCGTTACCTTACTATCTAGTTTCTTACCCGCACTTGTTATTTATGTACTATTTAGTGTTGTTAGTCTGGTATTTATTGGCTTTATGATAAAGCTAAAAGGTAAGCGGGCTGTACTTATCAGCGTCAGTATTGGCTTGTTACTGGGTAGTGCTGGTATGTTAGCTGCATCGTTAACAACCAGTAAATGGTCGCAAGGACTGCCGGATGATTTAGTCTGGCAAACACTTGATACTGCCGCAATCGAACAGCAAGTGAATGCAGGTAAAACAGTCTTTGTGGATGTGACAGCGGATTGGTGCATTACTTGTAAAGCCAATAAAATAGGCGTGGTATTACAAGATCCTGTTTATAGTAAACTACAAACCGAAAATATGGTGACGATGAAAGGTGATTGGACCGTTAGATCTGAAAAAGTGACGGATTATTTACAAAGTAATGGTCGTTTTGGTGTGCCCTTTAATATCGTTTATGGCCCGAACGCGCCAAACGGTATTCCACTGCCGGTCATCTTAACCGACGATGCTGTGATGAATGCAATTAAGCAAGCTAGCGGTGACTAA